The following proteins come from a genomic window of Geothrix edaphica:
- a CDS encoding bifunctional homocysteine S-methyltransferase/methylenetetrahydrofolate reductase, whose product MTPSTFQRALDEGECFLFDGSTATALHDRGITLQRSFEECNLKAPDLLLAIHGEFLAAGAQVLTTNTWGANRLKLAARGLEGQLDAINREGVALAKQAIAQQGSRAWVAGCIGPLGVRIEPWGPTSFEEARALFREQAEALAGAGADLIVLEAFEDLNEIHQAILAAREVGSLPVAALMTTNDDGQALFGAEPEWFIKQLDTWGADLVGLIGGNGPAPQLRLLERLKAVTARPIVLQPNPGLPHQVDGRLIYGASPEYLGGFAARALAAGARAVGGCSGTTPAHIRAMRGAFRQERAFVQGGGGFELKPHEQPQPEVPFAYRSRFSLKLAQGEFVHTVELVPPKGMEYDKLVAKTRQCRALGVDAINVPDGPRAMARMSALATALIIEQQVGLETILHYACRDRNLLGMQSDLLGAAGLGLRNILAVTGDPPKLGPYPQATAVFDVDAIGLVNMLKRLNTGLDLGGAGIGKPTSFSVGVGANPVAPDLEREKARFRYKVEAGAQWAITQPVFDAESLFRFLDFTESLDGRGGLPIIAGIWPLKSLRNAEFMANEVPGVFMPPALLARMAKWSSAEDQIKEGLAIAQEIIETIRPRIRGLQLSAPFGQVELVAPLLPKREDT is encoded by the coding sequence ATGACCCCTTCCACCTTCCAGCGGGCCCTCGACGAGGGCGAGTGCTTCCTCTTCGACGGAAGCACGGCCACGGCCCTGCATGACCGCGGGATCACCCTCCAGCGCAGCTTCGAGGAGTGCAACCTCAAGGCGCCGGACCTGCTGCTGGCCATCCACGGCGAGTTCCTGGCCGCCGGCGCCCAGGTGCTCACCACCAACACCTGGGGCGCCAACCGCCTGAAGCTGGCGGCCCGGGGACTGGAGGGTCAGCTCGACGCCATCAACCGGGAGGGCGTGGCCCTCGCGAAGCAGGCCATCGCCCAGCAGGGCAGCCGCGCCTGGGTGGCGGGCTGCATCGGGCCCCTGGGCGTCCGCATCGAACCCTGGGGACCCACCTCCTTCGAGGAGGCCCGCGCCCTCTTCCGCGAGCAGGCCGAAGCGCTGGCCGGCGCCGGCGCGGACCTGATCGTGCTGGAGGCCTTCGAGGATCTGAACGAGATCCACCAGGCCATCCTCGCCGCGAGGGAGGTCGGAAGCCTGCCCGTCGCGGCCCTCATGACCACCAACGATGATGGCCAGGCCCTGTTCGGGGCGGAGCCCGAGTGGTTCATCAAACAGCTCGATACCTGGGGCGCCGATCTGGTGGGCCTCATCGGTGGCAACGGCCCCGCGCCCCAGCTGCGCCTGCTGGAGCGTCTGAAGGCCGTCACCGCCAGGCCCATCGTCCTCCAGCCCAACCCCGGCCTGCCCCATCAGGTGGACGGTCGCCTCATCTATGGGGCCAGCCCCGAGTACCTGGGCGGCTTCGCGGCCCGCGCTCTCGCCGCGGGCGCCCGCGCTGTGGGCGGCTGCAGCGGCACGACGCCCGCCCACATCCGCGCCATGCGCGGGGCCTTCCGCCAGGAGCGGGCCTTCGTGCAGGGGGGTGGCGGCTTCGAGCTGAAGCCCCACGAGCAGCCCCAGCCCGAGGTGCCCTTCGCCTACCGCAGTCGCTTCAGCCTCAAGCTGGCCCAGGGCGAGTTCGTCCACACCGTGGAGCTGGTGCCGCCCAAGGGCATGGAGTACGACAAGCTCGTGGCCAAGACCCGCCAGTGCCGCGCCCTGGGCGTGGACGCCATCAATGTGCCCGACGGCCCCCGCGCCATGGCCCGCATGTCCGCCCTGGCCACGGCTCTCATCATCGAGCAGCAGGTGGGGCTGGAGACCATCCTCCACTACGCCTGCCGGGACCGGAACCTGCTGGGCATGCAGAGCGATCTGCTGGGCGCCGCGGGCCTGGGCCTGCGCAACATCCTCGCCGTCACCGGCGACCCGCCGAAGCTGGGGCCCTACCCCCAGGCCACAGCCGTCTTCGATGTGGACGCCATCGGCCTCGTGAACATGCTCAAGCGCCTGAACACCGGCCTCGACCTGGGCGGTGCCGGCATCGGCAAGCCCACCTCCTTCAGCGTGGGCGTGGGCGCCAACCCCGTGGCACCGGACCTGGAGCGGGAGAAGGCTCGCTTCCGCTACAAGGTGGAGGCCGGCGCCCAGTGGGCCATCACCCAGCCCGTCTTCGACGCCGAAAGCCTCTTCCGCTTCCTCGACTTCACCGAGTCCCTGGACGGCAGGGGCGGCCTGCCCATCATCGCCGGCATCTGGCCCCTCAAGAGCCTGCGCAACGCGGAGTTCATGGCCAACGAGGTGCCCGGTGTCTTCATGCCGCCAGCCCTTCTGGCCCGCATGGCGAAGTGGTCAAGCGCCGAGGACCAGATCAAGGAGGGCCTCGCCATCGCCCAGGAGATCATCGAGACCATCCGCCCCCGCATCCGCGGCCTCCAGCTGTCGGCCCCCTTCGGCCAGGTGGAGCTTGTCGCGCCGCTGCTGCCCAAGCGGGAGGACACATGA
- a CDS encoding glycosyltransferase family 2 protein — protein sequence MTLRAFLTATVEWSILSYFLATNLTHLALILRAFFSIRNYLDAVGIDRLDTAFETSHYKPITLICPVYNEEAGVVASINSLISLRYPEFQVVVVSDGSTDATLERLVKAFKLQPSQRVLRQLLPTREVRGIYESAYVPNLVVVDKANGGKADALNCGINLARYPLVCCMDGDSLLENDALLRIARPFMDRPDMVASGGVVRPLNGCKVTPMGIRGIFLPDSWLARFQIVEYLRAFLFTRVGLASLDSMFIVSGAFGVFRKDLVVTAGGFETSTIGEDFELVVRLHRCLREEKRPHHITLVPDPVCWTEVPEDFRGLGRQRNRWQRGLLETLWRHRHMCFNPKYGRIGLFSMPYFIFFEALAPIIEVSGYLLFAVAILTGSVGGTFALLFFYVALLLGVLNSVVAVVLQEISGHRYQGLKALVLLLVGAVAENFGYRQLTVWWRLKGTYDWIRGKNTWGHMKRQGLTTHPAPEEPPQA from the coding sequence GTGACCTTGCGGGCCTTCCTCACCGCCACCGTCGAGTGGAGCATCCTCAGCTACTTCCTGGCCACCAACCTGACGCACCTGGCCCTGATCCTCCGCGCCTTCTTCTCCATCCGGAACTACCTGGATGCCGTCGGGATTGACCGCCTGGACACGGCCTTCGAGACCAGCCACTACAAGCCCATCACCCTGATCTGCCCCGTCTACAACGAAGAGGCCGGGGTCGTGGCGAGCATCAACAGCCTCATCAGCCTCCGCTATCCCGAGTTCCAGGTCGTGGTGGTGAGCGACGGCAGCACGGACGCCACCCTGGAGCGCCTGGTCAAGGCCTTCAAGCTCCAGCCCAGCCAGCGGGTCCTGCGCCAGCTCCTGCCCACCAGGGAGGTCCGCGGCATCTACGAAAGCGCCTACGTGCCCAACCTGGTGGTGGTGGACAAGGCCAACGGTGGGAAGGCCGACGCCCTGAACTGCGGCATCAACCTCGCCCGCTACCCGCTGGTCTGCTGCATGGACGGGGACAGCCTCCTGGAGAACGACGCGCTCCTGCGCATCGCCCGGCCCTTCATGGACCGGCCGGACATGGTGGCCTCCGGTGGCGTGGTCCGCCCCCTGAACGGCTGCAAGGTCACGCCCATGGGCATCCGTGGCATCTTCCTGCCCGACTCCTGGCTGGCCCGCTTCCAGATCGTGGAATACCTGCGGGCCTTCCTCTTCACCCGCGTGGGCCTCGCCTCCCTGGACAGCATGTTCATCGTCAGCGGCGCCTTCGGCGTCTTCCGCAAGGACCTGGTCGTGACGGCGGGAGGCTTCGAGACCTCCACCATCGGCGAGGACTTCGAGCTCGTCGTGCGCCTGCACCGCTGCCTGCGCGAGGAGAAGCGCCCCCATCACATCACCCTGGTGCCCGACCCCGTGTGCTGGACCGAGGTGCCCGAGGATTTCCGCGGCCTCGGCCGCCAGAGGAACCGCTGGCAGCGGGGCCTCCTGGAGACCCTCTGGCGGCACCGCCACATGTGCTTCAACCCCAAGTACGGCCGCATCGGGCTCTTCTCCATGCCCTACTTCATCTTCTTCGAGGCCCTGGCGCCCATCATCGAGGTCAGCGGGTACCTGCTGTTCGCGGTAGCCATCCTGACCGGCTCCGTCGGCGGCACCTTCGCCCTCCTGTTCTTCTACGTCGCCCTGCTGCTCGGCGTGCTGAACTCCGTGGTGGCCGTGGTGCTGCAGGAGATCAGCGGCCACCGCTACCAGGGCCTCAAGGCCCTGGTCCTGCTGCTCGTGGGGGCCGTGGCGGAGAACTTCGGCTACCGGCAGCTCACGGTCTGGTGGCGCCTGAAGGGCACCTACGACTGGATCCGCGGCAAGAACACCTGGGGCCATATGAAGCGCCAGGGCCTCACCACGCACCCGGCTCCGGAGGAACCGCCCCAGGCTTGA
- a CDS encoding HEAT repeat domain-containing protein, translating into MVVGVIMQYLKDRRNRYRIARYQAWEGQLTDYLFKRGYERDGFGQVAWSDRWLFRDFLARYQSTIAGQESELLRELYLSMGIHTSLPGRLQDRDPKIRAQAAKEIAVFRLDEPAEHAPPPVTERPWRWKPGVRMEGYLDQVLPLLDDPVPFVAHTAALTLTRSRSLKYAEPVLAWVMREELYQRERLLRVLEGFGPTLLPWMKENLESPNQNPEPWILYALLAGSHRHRESLPRLLWLLEVPNVDLRASVLKALIILADPAVYPKVRSFASSPAWEIRTQVARALGVLGGPSAVPDLLPLMADPVYEVRRNAAQSLVDLGHSGVSALTWLANDPAADRFARDIARERLEWADERGHM; encoded by the coding sequence GTGGTCGTGGGCGTCATCATGCAGTACCTCAAGGACCGGCGGAACCGGTATCGCATCGCCCGTTACCAGGCCTGGGAGGGCCAGCTCACGGACTACCTCTTCAAGAGGGGCTATGAGCGCGACGGCTTCGGGCAGGTCGCCTGGTCCGACCGGTGGCTGTTCCGGGATTTCCTTGCGCGCTACCAGTCCACGATCGCGGGACAGGAATCCGAGCTGCTGCGGGAGCTCTACCTGAGCATGGGCATCCACACCTCCCTGCCCGGGCGCCTGCAGGACCGCGACCCCAAGATCCGGGCCCAGGCGGCGAAGGAGATCGCCGTCTTCCGCCTGGACGAGCCGGCGGAGCACGCGCCGCCACCCGTGACGGAGCGGCCCTGGCGCTGGAAGCCCGGCGTCCGCATGGAGGGCTACCTCGATCAGGTGCTGCCCCTCCTCGATGATCCCGTCCCCTTCGTCGCCCACACGGCGGCTCTGACCCTGACCCGCAGCCGGAGCCTGAAGTACGCCGAGCCCGTGCTGGCCTGGGTCATGCGCGAGGAGCTCTACCAGCGGGAGCGGCTGCTCCGGGTGCTCGAAGGCTTCGGCCCCACCCTGCTGCCCTGGATGAAGGAGAACCTGGAGTCCCCGAACCAGAACCCCGAGCCCTGGATCCTCTACGCCCTCCTGGCGGGCTCCCACCGGCACCGGGAATCCCTGCCGCGCCTGCTGTGGCTGCTGGAGGTTCCGAACGTGGACCTGCGCGCCTCGGTGCTCAAGGCCCTCATCATCCTCGCGGATCCGGCGGTGTACCCGAAGGTGCGCAGCTTCGCCTCTAGCCCCGCCTGGGAGATCCGGACCCAGGTCGCCCGGGCCCTGGGCGTGCTGGGGGGCCCCTCCGCCGTTCCCGACCTGCTGCCCCTGATGGCCGATCCCGTGTACGAAGTGCGCCGGAACGCCGCCCAGAGCCTCGTGGACCTCGGCCACTCTGGCGTCTCGGCCCTGACCTGGCTGGCGAACGATCCCGCCGCCGACCGCTTCGCCCGCGACATCGCCCGGGAGCGGCTCGAGTGGGCGGATGAACGGGGGCACATGTGA
- a CDS encoding response regulator transcription factor gives MVEDDPATAKIIQVRLEMEGLKVLVAGNGMEALDVLQREKVDLISTDLMMPAMNGFRLVQEVRDLPPPKGRIPILLLSSNHSEQDMVRCLAAGADDYMAKPISVQVMVERLWRLFERSHRAG, from the coding sequence GTGGTCGAAGACGACCCTGCGACTGCCAAGATCATCCAGGTCCGCCTGGAGATGGAGGGGCTGAAGGTCCTCGTAGCCGGAAATGGCATGGAGGCCCTCGATGTTCTCCAGCGGGAGAAGGTCGATCTGATCTCCACCGACCTGATGATGCCGGCCATGAACGGCTTCCGTCTGGTCCAGGAAGTCCGGGACCTCCCACCCCCGAAGGGCCGCATCCCCATCCTGCTCCTCTCCAGCAACCACAGCGAGCAGGACATGGTGCGATGCCTCGCCGCCGGCGCGGACGACTACATGGCCAAGCCGATCTCCGTCCAGGTGATGGTGGAGCGGCTGTGGCGGCTCTTCGAACGATCCCACCGCGCGGGGTGA
- a CDS encoding tetratricopeptide repeat protein: MIHPAPPALQEPAPTPDAATLLRQARDLRSQKRLPEAVAVYTRMLELWKDHPDALLERARTLSWMKRFDEAIRDLKRHREVHPELAAESEPVLARVTAWSRQFKEAIRILQPYVARGDRQATLDTATYLSWDGQLNRSLALTGAWLKAHPADRDFLINRGRVLGWRGRHDQARRTYQEVLLQSPGDREARLGLAQLDLWAGDPEAADQRLAGLGPEDARTPEAELLRAQIDQRMGRLRQARTRTEAQLGNPDIREDAQSRLRGLVDAQGPWIELSQIRTDSNEGLRAQAQRVDAAVPFFDGSLRLGGAFDLLSQSGGTERKPREWSLGISHPLGSRLRASAQVGRVDDVGGEPASFHNLSLGLRAAPGLTLVLSHSAAPNLATPLAVDLRTYTRTWTLGGNWVFNQTLDHVGLSLDRAFLSAGAARTGLRLEAGQRFPVEGGEWRAGLSSRLIDQDRSLRLGFFNPERYRYYGATAGASARREERWELALDAWGGRQTVNQASSQFTWGYTVAATWTPGGSAASLFASWDQSVAGLPISDPLDPSSYRDHTLRFGIRIRGNRWIW, from the coding sequence ATGATCCACCCCGCACCGCCCGCCCTGCAGGAACCCGCGCCGACGCCGGATGCCGCCACCCTCCTAAGGCAGGCCCGGGACCTGCGCTCGCAGAAGCGGCTGCCCGAGGCCGTGGCGGTCTACACGCGCATGCTGGAGCTGTGGAAGGACCACCCGGACGCGCTCCTGGAGCGGGCCCGGACGCTGAGCTGGATGAAGCGGTTCGACGAGGCCATCCGCGACCTCAAGCGGCACCGGGAGGTCCATCCGGAGCTCGCGGCGGAATCCGAGCCCGTCCTGGCGCGGGTGACCGCCTGGTCCCGGCAGTTCAAGGAAGCCATCCGGATCCTCCAGCCCTACGTGGCCCGGGGGGACCGCCAGGCCACCCTGGATACCGCCACCTACCTGAGCTGGGACGGTCAGCTGAACCGGAGCCTAGCCCTGACCGGCGCCTGGCTGAAGGCGCACCCCGCGGACCGGGACTTCCTCATCAACCGCGGGCGGGTGCTGGGCTGGCGCGGACGGCACGACCAGGCCCGGCGCACCTACCAGGAGGTCCTCCTCCAGAGTCCGGGGGACCGGGAGGCGAGGCTGGGCCTCGCCCAGCTCGATCTCTGGGCGGGCGATCCCGAGGCGGCGGACCAGCGCCTGGCCGGCCTCGGCCCCGAAGACGCCAGGACCCCCGAGGCCGAGCTCCTGCGCGCCCAGATCGACCAGCGCATGGGCCGCCTTCGCCAGGCCCGGACCCGGACCGAAGCGCAGCTGGGCAACCCGGACATCCGCGAGGACGCCCAGTCCCGGCTGCGCGGCCTCGTGGATGCCCAGGGGCCCTGGATCGAGCTCTCCCAGATCCGCACGGACTCCAACGAGGGCCTGCGCGCCCAGGCCCAGCGGGTGGATGCGGCAGTCCCGTTCTTCGACGGGAGCCTGCGGCTGGGCGGCGCCTTCGATCTGCTCAGCCAGAGTGGAGGGACCGAGCGGAAACCCCGGGAATGGTCACTGGGGATCAGCCATCCCCTGGGCTCCCGCCTCCGGGCCTCGGCCCAGGTGGGCCGGGTGGATGACGTGGGCGGCGAGCCGGCCAGCTTCCACAACCTCTCCCTGGGACTGCGCGCCGCCCCGGGCCTGACCCTGGTCCTGTCGCACAGCGCCGCGCCGAACCTGGCCACGCCCCTGGCCGTGGACCTCCGCACCTACACCCGGACCTGGACCCTGGGGGGGAACTGGGTCTTCAACCAGACCCTCGACCACGTGGGCCTGTCCCTGGACCGCGCCTTCCTCTCCGCCGGCGCCGCGCGGACGGGCCTCCGCCTCGAGGCTGGACAACGGTTCCCCGTCGAGGGGGGGGAGTGGCGCGCGGGGCTGTCGAGCCGCCTCATCGACCAGGACCGGAGCCTCCGGCTCGGGTTCTTCAATCCCGAGCGGTACCGGTACTACGGCGCCACCGCCGGCGCCTCGGCGAGGCGGGAGGAGCGCTGGGAACTCGCCCTCGACGCCTGGGGCGGGAGGCAGACGGTGAACCAGGCCTCCAGCCAGTTCACCTGGGGGTACACCGTGGCCGCGACCTGGACGCCCGGAGGCTCGGCCGCCTCCCTCTTCGCCTCCTGGGACCAGAGCGTGGCGGGACTTCCCATCTCGGATCCCCTCGATCCCAGCAGCTATCGGGATCACACCCTCCGCTTCGGGATCCGGATCCGTGGAAATCGCTGGATTTGGTAG
- a CDS encoding alpha-ketoacid dehydrogenase subunit beta, translating into MTAFSGTYVEAIRRALFDAMEADPRVCCLGEDIGAYGGAFRATEGLLERFGPDRVIDTPISEQAIVGAAIGAALMGQRPVAEFQFMDFALLASDLMVNFAAKAHWRWGATVPAVFRGPSGGGNGGGPFHSQNPEGHFLGSPGLKVVAPGTVRDAYALFRAAIDDPDPVLFFEHKRLYRRLKDHWDEAPTARLGEAALRKNGSKACIVTYGAAQHVALEAVADLDVAVLDLRTLWPLDDQAIAELVQRTHRVLVLTEASLTYGPGAELAARIGEACFGWLDAPVMRLGAADTPTPASPPLEAAFLPGPKTVRSTLERLLAW; encoded by the coding sequence ATGACCGCTTTCTCCGGCACCTACGTCGAGGCCATCCGCCGGGCGCTCTTCGACGCCATGGAGGCCGATCCGCGCGTCTGCTGCCTGGGCGAGGATATCGGCGCCTACGGCGGCGCCTTCCGGGCCACGGAGGGCCTGCTGGAGCGCTTCGGCCCGGATCGCGTGATCGACACGCCCATCTCCGAGCAGGCCATCGTAGGCGCGGCCATCGGCGCGGCCCTGATGGGACAGCGCCCTGTGGCGGAATTCCAGTTCATGGACTTCGCCCTGCTGGCCTCGGATCTCATGGTGAACTTCGCGGCCAAGGCCCACTGGCGCTGGGGGGCCACCGTGCCCGCCGTGTTCCGCGGTCCTTCGGGCGGCGGCAACGGCGGCGGCCCCTTCCACAGCCAGAACCCCGAGGGCCACTTCCTGGGCAGCCCCGGCCTCAAGGTGGTGGCGCCGGGCACCGTGCGGGATGCCTACGCCCTGTTCCGCGCGGCCATAGATGATCCGGATCCGGTGCTGTTCTTCGAGCACAAGCGCCTCTACCGCCGCCTCAAGGACCACTGGGACGAGGCTCCCACGGCCCGGCTCGGCGAGGCCGCCCTGCGGAAGAACGGTTCCAAGGCCTGCATCGTCACCTATGGCGCCGCGCAGCACGTGGCCCTCGAGGCCGTGGCCGATCTGGACGTGGCGGTGCTGGATCTCCGCACCCTCTGGCCCCTGGACGACCAGGCCATCGCCGAGCTGGTGCAGCGCACCCATCGCGTCCTGGTGCTCACGGAGGCCAGCCTCACCTACGGCCCGGGCGCCGAGCTGGCGGCCCGCATCGGCGAGGCCTGCTTCGGCTGGCTGGATGCCCCCGTCATGCGCCTGGGCGCCGCCGATACGCCCACGCCCGCCAGCCCGCCCCTGGAAGCGGCCTTCCTGCCAGGGCCGAAGACGGTGCGGTCCACCCTGGAGCGGCTCCTGGCCTGGTGA
- a CDS encoding PLP-dependent cysteine synthase family protein, with protein sequence MLYRKPCGSVLEAIGNTPLVRLRRVVSDLPVEVFAKLEFLNPMGSSKDRIAKHMIQAAERDGRLKPGDTIIENSSGNTAMGLALMAIQKGYKLKVVVRDTISQEKLNQLLALGAQVHKVDTSLPPEHPDSYNNITPRLARETPNCFFPDQHGNRENNAAHYAGTGPEIWEQMEGRIDYLVAGAGTGGTIGGVGRYLKEQDPRIKIVAVDPVGSVFTPHFHGEANPKAGPYKIEGLGDEFLIPTMEFELIDEMVQVTDRDAFHQARRLVKEEGVLGGGSSGAALWAVRQVAAKLPPMDRPARIVTVFPDGAGRYLSSIFNDAWLAERGLLEEA encoded by the coding sequence ATGCTCTACCGGAAGCCCTGCGGCAGCGTCCTGGAGGCCATCGGCAACACGCCGCTGGTCCGGCTTCGCCGCGTCGTGTCGGACCTGCCGGTGGAAGTCTTCGCCAAGCTCGAGTTCCTGAACCCCATGGGCAGCAGCAAGGACCGCATCGCGAAGCACATGATCCAGGCCGCCGAGCGCGACGGCCGACTGAAGCCCGGCGACACCATCATCGAGAACTCTTCCGGCAACACGGCCATGGGCTTGGCGCTCATGGCCATCCAGAAGGGCTACAAGCTCAAGGTGGTGGTGCGCGACACCATCTCCCAGGAGAAGCTGAACCAACTGCTGGCGCTCGGCGCCCAGGTGCACAAGGTGGACACGAGCCTGCCGCCGGAACACCCGGACAGCTACAACAACATCACCCCCCGCCTGGCCCGGGAGACGCCCAACTGCTTCTTCCCCGACCAGCACGGCAACCGGGAGAACAACGCCGCCCACTACGCCGGCACGGGCCCCGAGATCTGGGAGCAGATGGAGGGCCGCATCGACTATCTGGTGGCCGGCGCGGGCACCGGCGGCACCATTGGCGGCGTGGGGCGCTACCTCAAGGAGCAGGACCCGCGCATCAAGATCGTGGCCGTGGATCCGGTGGGCTCCGTGTTCACCCCCCACTTCCATGGCGAAGCGAATCCGAAGGCGGGACCCTACAAGATCGAGGGCCTGGGCGACGAGTTCCTCATCCCCACCATGGAGTTCGAGCTCATCGACGAGATGGTCCAGGTGACGGACCGCGATGCCTTCCACCAGGCGCGGCGGCTGGTGAAGGAGGAGGGCGTCCTGGGCGGCGGCTCCAGCGGCGCCGCGCTGTGGGCGGTGCGGCAGGTGGCGGCCAAGCTGCCGCCCATGGACCGCCCTGCGCGCATCGTCACCGTGTTCCCCGACGGCGCCGGCCGCTACCTCAGCAGCATCTTCAACGATGCCTGGCTCGCGGAGCGGGGCCTGCTGGAAGAGGCATGA